The following coding sequences lie in one Sorghum bicolor cultivar BTx623 chromosome 6, Sorghum_bicolor_NCBIv3, whole genome shotgun sequence genomic window:
- the LOC8067743 gene encoding senescence-specific cysteine protease SAG39: MVTSKAFLLAILGCASLCSSVLAARELSDAAMVERHENWMVEYGRVYKDAAEKARRFQVFKDNVAFVESFNTNKNNKFWLGVNQFADLTTEEFKANKGFKPTAEKVPTTGFKYENLSVSALPTAVDWRTKGAVTPIKNQGQCGCCWAFSAVAAMEGIVKLSTGNLISLSEQELVDCDTHSMDEGCEGGWMDSAFEFVIKNGGLATESNYPYKAVDGKCKGGSKSAATIKGHEDVPVNNEAALMKAVANQPVSVAVDASDRTFMLYSGGVMTGSCGTELDHGIAAIGYGMESDGTKYWILKNSWGTTWGEKGFLRMEKDITDKRGMCGLAMKPSYPTE; the protein is encoded by the exons ATGGTCACCTCCAAGGCTTTCCTCCTTGCCATCCTTGGTTGTGCCAGCTTATGCAGTTCTGTCCTAGCTGCTCGTGAGCTGAGCGATGCGGCCATGGTCGAAAGGCACGAGAATTGGATGGTTGAGTATGGCCGTGTCTACAAAGATGCGGCTGAGAAGGCGCGGCGTTTTCAGGTGTTCAAGGATAATGTGGCATTCGTCGAGTCATTCAATACCAATAAGAACAACAAGTTCTGGCTTGGTGTCAACCAGTTTGCTGACTTGACCACTGAAGAGTTCAAAGCAAACAAAGGTTTCAAACCAACAGCAGAAAAGGTTCCAACAACTGGATTCAAGTATGAGAACTTGAGTGTCAGCGCACTTCCGACAGCTGTGGATTGGAGGACCAAGGGAGCTGTCACACCTATCAAGAACCAAGGCCAATGTG GTTGCTGCTGGGCATTCTCGGCTGTAGCTGCCATGGAGGGCATTGTGAAGCTGAGCACCGGCAACCTCATCTCGCTCTCTGAGCAAGAACTAGTGGACTGTGACACCCACAGCATGGACGAGGGTTGCGAGGGTGGCTGGATGGACAGTGCCTTTGAGTTTGTCATAAAAAATGGAGGCCTCGCCACGGAGTCCAACTACCCATACAAGGCAGTAGACGGCAAGTGCAAGGGCGGATCAAAGAGTGCCGCAACCATCAAAGGTCACGAGGACGTTCCGGTTAACAACGAGGCTGCACTCATGAAGGCCGTGGCCAATCAACCCGTATCTGTTGCTGTTGATGCGAGTGACAGGACTTTTATGTTGTATTCTGGTGGTGTGATGACCGGCTCCTGCGGCACTGAGCTGGATCATGGGATCGCTGCCATTGGATATGGCATGGAGAGTGATGGCACAAAGTATTGGATTCTAAAAAATTCATGGGGAACCACATGGGGAGAGAAGGGATTTCTAAGAATGGAGAAGGACATTACAGACAAACGTGGAATGTGTGGCCTTGCCATGAAGCCTTCCTATCCTACTGAGTAG